The genomic window ATAACTAATTTATTAGGTCAAAAATCATCTAGAAAATACTCAAAATAATAAGTTAAGATAAAATCCAAATTGGAAAGCAAATGACTTAAAATCCATGGGAATATTTTATCTTTTAACCAATAATATCGCCATCTCTCCAATAGAAGAGTCCCTGGCCACCACAGGGGGATTTACAGGGTTGGTAAGCACCTTAATTATCCTCTTATTAGTGGCGACTGCGGTAGCCTTAATTACCCGTTGGCTAAAAATTCCTTATGTGATTGGTCTTGTCTTAGCAGGTTTAGTGATTACCAAACAAGCATTACCCGGATCTGTGGGTTTAAATCCTGATGTTATTTTGAATTTATTTCTACCTATTTTAATTTTTGAGGCAGCGATTAATACCGATATTAGTCGTTTACGCAGTACCATCAAACCCATTCTTTTATTAGCAGGGCCAGGAGTTATTCTATCTGCAGCCATCACTGCTACTTTACTGAAATTTGGGCTTGATCTCGTTTGGATTACGGCTTGTGCCGTTGGTGTCATTTTAACCATTACGGACACAGTTTCAGTGATCGCTGCCTTTAGAACAGTAACCGTTCCTGGACGACTGGCTACTATTGTAGAAGGAGAAAGTCTCTTTAATGATGGGATCGCCTTAGTATTACTAACCCTAATCACTACTATCCATACCGAGGGGTCATTTTCCGTTGCGGAGGGATTAGAACAAGTTTTTATTGCTTTTGTTGGGGGTACCATTCTTGGAGTGGGACTTGGCTATCTGTGTGTGGGACTATTTCAACAGTTAGATGATGCCTTAAGTGACATTTTATTGACCGTTGCGGTTTCGTTGGGAACCTTTCAAATTGGTCAATTTTTGGGGGTTTCTAGTGCGATCGCAGTAATGGTAGCTGGATTAGTGATAGGGAATTTAGGATTTCGTCAAACTTCGGCCACTGCCAAAGTAACACTGCTAAATTTTTGGGAATATGCGGGATTTGGGGTAAATACCTTTATTTTTTTGCTGGTGGGGATTGAAACTGATCCCATTGTTCTTTTAACAACCATTCCCGATACCCTTTTGACTATTGTGGTTTATCAGATCGGACGAGTTTGTGCTATTTATCCCTTACTCTTTTTCTTGGGTTTCGTTGATCGTCGTTTACCGTTGCGTTGGCAGCACGTTTTAATTTTAGGTAATGTTAAAGGGTCCCTTTCTATGGCTCTTGCCCTAAGCTTACCTTATACTTTACCAGGACGAACGGAAGTCATTACTTTGGTCTTTAGTACGGTTTTTGTTTCTTTGGTGGGGCAAGGACTCAGTTTACCCTGGTTTGTGAAACGTTTACAGTTGTCTCGACTGTCTCCAACGAAACAAGAGATGGAAACCTTACAATTAAATCTAATCGCATCTAAAGCAGCCCAACAAGAGTTAGGAAGTCTTTTGAAGTCGGGTAGTTTACCAAAATCCCTCTATGAAGAACTATTTGCCACCTACCAAGCTAAAGTAGCGGTGTCAGAACAAAAATTACGCAATCTCTATCATTCTCCTCTCATTGATGAGTCAGATAATATAGGGGAAAATGGGTATTTAGATGGCCTCCGTCGTCGCCTTTATTTAGCAGAAAAAGGCGCAGTTAATGATGCTGTTCGGAAAGGACTACTTTCAGATGAATTGGCTCAATGTTATATTAAGTCACTCAACGAAAAACTATTATCCCTCAAGGATGATTAAATGGCGTGATCTGAGTTCGGATTAAGAAAAAGAGATGATAATAAGTGAGGAGACTAACCCCTCAATTATTAGAAAAACCCTTGAATCAGAGGTAAAAATGGCTGTTGCGATCGCTAAATCCATAACTGTCGAAGAATACTTAGCACGGGAAGAAGCTGCCCAAGAGAAAAGCGAATTTATTAATGGGGAAATGATTAAAATGGCGGGAGCTTCTGCAAATCACAATCTTTTAACGGGTAAACTTCATGCTCGGTTGTTATTAGCATTAGAAGACGTGGATTATACGGTGTTTATGAGTGATATGAAACTTTGGCCGCCCCATTTTCAGAACTACTTTTATCCTGATGTCATGGTAATTAAGGGTGAACCTTGCTTTACCGATGCCAAACAAACCGCAGTCACTAATCCTTGTTTAATCGCAGAAATATTATCGGTTTCAACGGAAGGATTTGATAAGAATCAGAAATTTACTTTTTATCGCACGATTCCTGAGTTGCAAGAATATCTGTTAATTGATCAGTGTGCTTATCGGGTGGAATTATATCGTAAAGTCGGCGATCGTCAATGGTTATTAACGGAATTTATTGGTCAAGAAGAAGTTTTTACTTTACAATCGGTAGCAGTAGAAATTACACTTGCAGATTTATATAAACGAGTCAACTTTATCGGAAAGGAGCAATAATTATGCCATTAAATCCTAAAATTATCGCCAAAATTTGTGGGATTTAGCATACTAACGACGCAAAACCCATAATCTTAGGAGTTTAACCCATGAAACGAATGTTAAAAACACAAACTTACCAGACAGATTACTATCAATGGACGATAGAGCAAGTCCAAGCTTTAAGAGAGCGAAATTTAGACAATTTAGACTGGGAAAATATTATTGAGGAAATTGAATCTTTGGGACGTAGTGACTACAATGCTGTGTCTAGTCTTCTGATGAGAGAGATCGAACATCGCCTCAAAATTGACTATCCTCCTTTAGAGGAATGCTATAAAAAATCGCAAGTCGAAATACAAGCTTTCAAAATCGGGATCAAACGAAAGATTTCACCCAGTATGAAACCCAAACTCCAACAAGACTTAGATGAAATTTATCAAGATGCTGTTAGTTTAGTTACCTTGGAATACGGTATTAAATTACCTGATCAATGCCCCTACATTTTAGACGAATTGTTGTAGAAGCTAAACCCATTCAAGAACATAACCCCATAAAATCAATGAGTTGCTTAACGAGATCGGGTTTGGTGACGGCTAACATGGTCGAGCCAGTCTCTAGAATAGTGCTACCATTAGGGATGGTTAAATCTTCATGGGGATGGGCTTGATACCCAATAATTAAAGTTCCTACTGGAAACTGAGGATCTTTAGCAAGTTCAGCAATGGTACGTCCTGCAAGATAACACCCGTGGGGAACAGACAGTTTTAAAACTTCAATCTGTCCCTGTTCAAAGTGCATCATGGCTTCTACCTGAGGATATTCAATGGCGTTAATCACACGATTAATGGCTAGTTCTGTTGTACTGATTATATGAGTTGCACCGGCTAATTGATAGGGTTCAAGAAAATCGCGATCGCGCATCCGTACAATTATCTGCTGTACCCCATAATGTTTGGCTAAAGTTACCATGGCTAAGTTGAGAGCATCTTCTCGAAGGGCTGCAATCATTGCATCAGCTTTCCGAATGCCGGCTTCTAGTAATATATTAGTATTAACTGCACTGCCTTCAAAAGCCATGACACCGATTTTCTCGCGAGCATACTGACAAGCAAGAGTGTCTGTGTCTACAACAGCGATGGTATGGCCCATGTTCAACAAAGTTTTTGCTGAATCTAAGCCCATCATTCCTGCACCACCAATGAGAATATACATGGTTATTGCTAATTTTTTCTATAGAGTAGAGTTTCCATCAGAGATTACACTTAATCATAAAGATTACCTTTACAGTCATAATATTATCAAAATATCGAAGATCAATGATTCAAACTGCTAAACTTTCGGTTACAGAGTATGAAACAATTGTCGAAACGGGAATTTTTAGTGATCGCCGTATTGAATTAATTGAAGGAAACTTAATCGAAGTGAGCCCAGAAACCCCGTACCATGCTAACTGTAATAACAAACTCTATAAATATTTTCTGACCTTATTTAATAGTTTAGCAGATGTGCGATCGGCTCATCCCATTAGTCTTATTAACTCGGAACCACAACCGGATTTAGTATTAGCAAAACTTCCTGATAGCTTATATGACAACAAACATCCCGAACCAGAAGATATCTATTTATTAATTGAAATTTCCTATTCAACCTTAAGCTATGATTTAAACGAAAAAAAAAGAGTTTATGCTAAGTCAAATATTCAAGAATATTGGATAATTGATCTTGAAAATTATCGCTTAATTATCTTTAAGTCTCCTCATGGAGACGACTATCAAAATCAACTTGAATTAAAAACAGGTTTTGTTTTCTGTTTAGCTTTTCCTGATGTTACTATAGAAGTGAATAAACTAATTAATTAAACTTCGAGATTTTGAGAGTTTCTTCTTATTCACATGAACACTATAACCCTGAATGTTAAACCCGTTCAACTGACGGATGAAGAGTTTTATCAACTTTGCCAAGTGAATGAAGCATGGCGATTTGATAACTATTAACTTAAAAATTAAGGCGATCGCTTTTTACCAAAGAAGCGATCGCCTCTATCCAATATCCAAAATCAAAGGGTTAAAAATTAGCTTCTTATAGCATCAATAAGTTCGTCAGCAGTGGGGTTAAAGTTAGGCTTAGGAATGTTAATATTTTCAGCCCAAAGATAATAAACTTTTTCTAAAGCTTCTTCATGAACACTCCAGGATCTTGTTTGTTTTTTAGTGTTAACCTGAACTAATAACCATTTTTGTTCTGGAGACTCTCGAGGTTCAATGGCAAAAATAAAACAAAGTTCTTGATTATACGCTTCATAATAAGATAACTTATACAGTGATCCTTGCCATCCACGTTCTCCCATTGTTGCTAATTGAATGGCTTGTTCTTCTAGTTCATTTTTAGGGATAAAAATATAAGTTTGTGGGGTAGTTTGATCAGAATAAACTGGAGGACACCAACCAAATTTATCTAGCATAAAATCTAACAGTTGATCAAATGCTTCTATATCATTTGTCATCAAAGCAACATCCCCATCTTGATCAGGTTGTGTTCTTACCCATTTGATTTGTTCTTTAAACTTATGGTTTGCAGCAACGGCAAAAGCATTATCAGTCACTAATTCATAATCAACCCCAATATAGCCTTTTTCTACAAGTTCTTCAATGGTTTTATCCGAAGGAAAAGGATGATTAATTGAGTAATCATAATCAGCAAATGACACTGTTTGAGCAGTTTGATTAGTAGTATTGCCGCTCTGATTCATTAATTCTTTAGCACGAGGAATGATCTCTTTTTTCTTACTGGAAATACCTTTTATGGTATTAATAGGAAATACTGTTTCTTCTCCATTGTCTAAAATTAAAGAAAAACGCAGATTCTCTTCATCATTAAAATATAATTTGATCAGAGTTTTGTTTTCATCTCCATCAATATTGATACCACAATACTCTACAGTATCCTTCATTTGTAAACGATTACTATCTAAATCATTACGTTTAAATAATCGTTTCAGGGCATTAAATCCATTAATTTCCATCTGAGTTGTGATAATTTCTTCAAAATGAGAAGGAACTGACTGCATTTCAGAAGGAGCTTGCTCAAACTCTTCTATTTGGATATTTGTAGGTTTCTTAGAGTTAGTATTTGAGTTTTTAGATTGACTTAATTCTTGTTTTAAGCTTTCAATTTCATTCTGTAAAGCTTTTAGTTTTTCTTGGTTTTCTTCCTCTGCTAATGCAATTCCGTGAGCTACATAATCAAGACTATAAATATGTAAAAGCGTTTCTCTCATTTCTTCGGCTGACTCAAAACGATTTTGTGGTAAAACCGCTACTGCTTTTTTTAGCCACTTAAATAAAGGAGGTGCAATTATTTCTTCAACTTCTGTTAAGTCTAATTCGTAATTTTCCGTGATGTCAAATTGATGAGGCGGAACTCCTGTTATTAATACTAAAAGTGTCATTCCTACTGCATATAAATCACTTTGAAAGAATGTTTTACCCATTTGCTGTTCAATGGGACAATATCCAGGAGTACCAATAACTGTTCCTGTTTTTCCTAAACCAGAAACTTCTACATCTTTGATGATTCCGAAGTCAATTAAAACTGGTTTACCATCTCCTTGACGTAAAATAATGTTATCAGGTTTAATATCTCGATGAATAATGTTTTGTTGATGAACTGTTTCTAAAACCTCTAGTAAAGATAACATTAGTTCAATAGCTTTTTTATCAGCCATAACATATCCTTCTTTCAATAATGCCAAGAGTTGATCTTTTAAACTATTACCCTGAATAAATTCTTGAATTAAATAAAAATTTCCTTCAAAATCAAAAAAATCAATTAAAGAAGGGATTTGCCCGTGAGAAACTCCTAATTTTTGTAGAACTTGTGCTTCTTTTTTAAATCTCTCTAATAAGTCTAAATTATGGTCATGATCATCTCCTAATTTTTGCAATTTAGCGACATAAATAACTGGAACGGCTGTCATTAAACTTTTAACTAGAAAGGTTGCACCGAAACCCCCTTCTCCTAAAACTTTCGTCACTTCATATTTATTAGCTAAACAATAACCGGGTTGAATATCTTTGACCTTTTTTCTACCGTGATTATTTTGGTTATCTTCTGAAAATAAATCAAAAATTTTATTTAACATGGTTGGGTTCCTCATTATGACGGTTAACTGGACATTTTCCTAATGATCAGTATTCCCAAAACTCAGCTAACCATAACAACTTAATGAACAAAAATAATAGCGATCGCTAATTTTTCCTCAATTTCTGGGAATACTAAATAAAACAAACAATAAAGTCATAGGAAATCATAATGTTAGCCAGGGTTTGGTGCGCTTCATTAGTGGGTATTGATGCGGTAAAAGTTGGGGTAGAAGTAGATGTTGCCGGGGGACTTCCTGCTATCACAATTGTGGGACTACCAGACACTGCTGTACAAGAATCCAGGGAAAGAGTGAAAGCAGCTATTAAGAATTCAGGGTTTGCCTTTCCCGTGCGAAAAATAATTATTAACTTAGCCCCGGCTGACTTACGCAAAGATGGCCCTTCTTTTGACTTACCCATCAGTGTGGGTATATTAACGGCCTCAGAGCAAGTTGATGCCCATTTATTGGGGGATTATTTGTTTTTAGGAGAACTCTCCCTTGATGGCAGTTTGCGCCCCGTGGCCGGCGTTTTACCCATCGCTGCTAAAGCGCAACAGTTAAGGATCAAAGGGTTAGTGGTGCCGGCGGATAACGCCCAAGAAGCAGCCGTCGTCAAAGGTTTAGCGGTTTATGGGTTCAAACACCTCTCAGATGTAGCTGACTTCCTCTGTCAACCCGAAAACTATCAACCTGTCACCTATCAACCCCCGAAAAAGGATGATTTAAGCCCTATTTTTCCCCTGGATCTCAAAGACGTTAAAGGCCAAACCCACGCCCGTCGCGCCTTAGAAATAGCGGCATCGGGGGGACATAATTTAATTTTAGTTGGGCCACCCGGAAGCGGAAAAACCATGTTAGCTAAGCGTTTACCTGGTATTTTACCGCCGTTATCCTTTTCTGAGGCGTTAGAAGTCTCTCAGATCCACTCTGTAGCTGGTTTACTGAAAAATAGAGGCTCTTTGATCCAGGATCGCCCCTTTCGTAGTCCCCATCATTCTGCGTCGGGTCCGAGTTTAGTGGGGGGTGGAAGTTACCCGAAACCGGGAGAAATTTCCTTATCTCATCACGGTATCTTATTTTTAGACGAATTAACGGAGTTTAAGCGTAATGTGCTGGAGTTTCTTCGTCAACCCTTAGAAGATGGTTATGTTTCAATATCCCGAACTCGTCAGTCGGTGACATTCCCTGCACAGTTTACCCTGGTCGCAAGCACAAACCCTTGTCCCTGTGGGTATTTCGGCGATCCCATCCAACGCTGTACTTGTTCCCCCCGTCAACGGGAACAATATTGGGCGAAGTTATCGGGTCCGTTGATGGATAGAATTGATTTACAAGTGGCTGTAAACCGCCTAAAACCCGAAGAAATGACGCAACAAGTGACAGGGGAGGGATCGGATAGTATTAGAGAGAGGGTGAAATTAGCCCGCGATCGCGCTCACCATCGCTTTAAGGAAGATGCTTCAGTATCTTGTAACGCACAGATGCAGACATCCCATTTACGGCGTTTTTGTGCGTTGGATGATGGTAGTCGTAACTTATTAGAAGGGGCGATCCGTAAGTTAGGGTTATCTGCAAGGGCGATGGATCGAGTGTTAAAAGTATCTCGTACTATTGCGGATCTTGCTGATGATGACACAGTTAAAAGTTATCATGTTGCTGAGGCAATACAATATCGAACCATTGATAGAATGCAGTAGGATTTTTTTGTTATTTTTCTGTAATTTCTGGGAATCCTAATACAAGTTAGGTCAAATGAATAGTAACAAAATGAAAGCTTCTGAAACCAGTATTCGTAATCTTTTAGAAGGTACAAAACAGTTCCAAGTTCCTCTTTTTCAAAGACCCTATTCTTGGAAAAAAAGCCACTGGGATACTCTTTGGGATGATTTAATGAGTATATATAATGAAGAAGTTGAAGGCAGTTACTTTTTAGGTCCAATAGTTACACAGTCAATATCTGCAACGGCTGACGGAATTTCACCATTTCTTATCATTGATGGTCAACAGCGTTTGACTACTTTAAGTATTTTATTAGCAAGTTTACGAGATAAATTAAAAAATGCAAATAAGAAGAGAGTTTCAGATGAGTTACACGAATTTTATTTAATTAATAAGTTTAAAGACAATGAAGATTATTTTAAAGTCTTACCAACTCAAGCTGATCGGGACTCTTATAAAGCACTTATTGATAGAGAAAATAGCTTAAGTCATCTCAACTTGAATGGTCAAATAACTAAAGCTCATGAATATTTTATTAAAAAATTAAATAACCAAGGAATTGATTTTTGCGACAAAATCAAAAATATTATTCTTGAAAAATTAATTGTTGTTAATATTACATCGGGCGAGGATGATAATCCTTATTTAATTTTTGAGAGTTTGAATAATAAAGGACAAGAATTGACTCAAGCTGATTTAGTTCGTAATTATATATTTATGAAGCTACCTCTTGAAAGTAGAGAAAAAGAATATAATTGTTTATGGTTACCTCTTGAAAATAAATTTAAAGAACAAGTGGGTGAAAAATATTCTGGAGAATTGACCAATTCCTTTTGGTTTTATTTAAGAAAAGAGGGAAAATCCGTTTCTAAAAATAATATTTATCAATCATTTAAGAAAAAATGTGATAACTCTTCAGATGGGTTACAAGAAGAATTAGAATTATTAGTGAAATTTTCTCAGTATTATGAATGTTTAAACTTTCCTGAAACAGAAGAATCTAATTCTATGCTAAAAAACTATTTTAATAACTTAAAGAAATTAGATTTCACCACATCACACATTTTTCTATTAAATATATATAATGATTATCAAAATAGTCAAATTTCAAAAGATGACTTTGAGAAAATATTAATTTATCTCGAATCCTATTTTGTTCGTCGTTTATTTTCAGGAGTATCTACAAGGGTATTAGGTGGAATTCTCAATAATTTATATAAGGATATACAAAAAGAAAATACTGGTGATATTGTCCAAAGATTATATGAAATCCTAAATCGATTTGAAAACCAAAAAAGATGGCCAACGGATGAAGAGTTTAAACAGGGAATTATAAATCATAATATTTATAGTCAAAAAACAGCAGGACGAACTCAATTTATTCTAGAAAGATTAGAAAAAAGTCAAGGTAAAGAAACTGTTGATTTTTCAAACTTGACTGTTGAACATATTATGCCTCAAACGCTTAGTAATCAATGGAAAAAAACATTAGGTGAGAAAAATGCAAAGAATTATAAGACGTGGCTTCATACATTGGGAAATTTAACACTAACTGCTTATAACCCAGAATTATCTAATAAACCCTATTTTGATAAACAAAAATATTTAATAGACAGTAACTTATATCTTAATCGGTATTTTCGTGATATTAATGACTGGAATTTTGATGAGATTAAAGAAAGGGGAAACCGCTTAGCTGATATCGCTATCAAAGTCTGGCCTAGATAACAATTATTTTGATAAAGTATCGGGAGTAAAAACGGTTTGTCCTATCAAATAAATAGATTTTCTTACAAAGTAAATTGAAAATCATTAACGATCATTCCTGGGGTCAAAATACCCCCTAAACTTCTTTGTCCATAAGTACCTGTTCTCGGAATAAACTCTCTAAAATTAGTTAAAGTAACTAAATTTTCTCTCCAAAAACGATATAAACTTTCATCAAATCTTAAGTTTTCAATGGGGGCAATAATTTCGCCATTTTCTACCCAGAAACAAGCATAACGAGTCATTCCTGTTATTCTTCCTCCTGTGCGATCGCTCCAGTTTAAATAGTGTAAATTAGAGACATATAACCCTGTATTTAAAGTCGATAAAATCTCCTCTTGAGATAAATTCCCTGGTAATAATTCAGGCGATCGCAAACTCTCATAATTATTAGCACCATTTGCAGTTAAATTATATTCTGATGCAGTGCGAGAACTAATTAAAGTATTAACTAAATTTCCTTCGGTGATAATGGGTAAAATTTCGGGAGCAATTTCTCCTAATTCATTAAACCTAGGGACGCTACCTTTACTAAAGTTTTCTTGCAAGGAAAATTGAGGAGATAATGTTTTTCCTTGTTGCAATTTTAATAAAGAACTATCTCCCCGTCTCAAAGAAGATTGACTAATACCACCCCAAGATAACATACTAATCAAATCAGCAACGGCAGCAGGGGCGAAATAAGTACGATATCCTCCAGGTTTAATGGTTTTTGATGGTTTCTCTAAAGCAATAAATTGCGCTTTATCGGTTTTAATTTGCTCTAAATACTTATTATGATCCCAATTTTGTCCTGAAAATATACCTTTAACTGCTTTGTCTTCTGGCGTAATTAAAGAATAATCAACGATGTAATTTTCAGTCGCAAACCAATGAAATTGACCAGCAGAATTACTATTTCCTCGAATCATAGAACCTGCGGTATATAGTCCCGTCATATCTAATTCAGAAACAGGAGAAATAATCTCATTCACTGCTTTTTCTGTCGATAATAAGTTTCCTGGATAAACTTCTTTTGTTGTTCCGTTATTTTCAGGGAGAACAATATGAGGATCTTCTGGTAATTGGGGTAATTCTTGACGTAAATAGTTCAAATTTTCTACTGCAATTTGACTATCACCTGACTCATCTCCTGTAAAAGAAAATGTAGCAAAAGCTATTCTTTGATTAGCCATTAAGGTGAGTTTAATAGTCCCATCTTTAACTATGCCAGTTTGTCTTACTTTTGCACTATTAAACCGAATAAATTGAGTTTGTTCTCCACTTAATTCGATAGTTAAATATTCTTCACTTTGTAATTTATCAATGAGAAGATGACACAGTTGTTGAAAGCTAGATTCTAAATGGTCTAATTTTTGATTATTCATCAGAGAAAAAATAAGCAAATCTAATGGATGAAGACAGTTAATTGCTTGGGGATAATGACCTAAAGTAGCAATACTTTTCTTGAATCATTAAATTGTAACTTATTTTCTTCTCTGTGTGCTAGTCTATCTTACTCTTTTATTAAGTGGATAGGTTTAACTTCCATAAATTTTGCAATTCTGCCAGTAAATACCGTTGTCGTTGTTCAATAATTTCTGGTGTCCATTCTTCTTCTTTCATTGCTTGGATAGTTAAAGCAAAGATAGCGGTAGGATTATTAATGTATTTATCTTTTTTTACTTTATATTCATAATTTTTTGCTTCACTATTTTTTTTATGAGAAAGTAAAACTAAATTACCGAGACGATGAACATATTTGTCTTTTTGTTCTTGAGAAGTAAACCATTCGTTCCACTGACTATCTAATGGAGGATTTTGAGGTAAAATGTGTTCAATGGTAATCACTTTATAACCATCATAGTTAGGAATTCCATCACTCATTAAACTATCAAGACGAAGTAAAACATACAGGTTTACTTTTCTCATTTCGTAAAGATTTCTATCTAATAATTTAATGATTTCTTCTTGTTCTGAAGACGATAGTTGTAAAGGAGAATCTACTGCATATAAATCTGCATCATCTTCTATCGCTTGTAAAATATCTGCATAGTGTTTATTTCTTTGATAAATAGTCGTTCTGAGAATCATTAAGCCGACAGCAAATCGCTCTAAATAGGTTAAAAAAGCTAGTATCTTTTCAGGCTTATTTTTATGTTTTTTAATATACAAAATAGTGGGAGGTATCCACTCAAAATGATCAATACGCTGTAACCATTTCAAGAGTTCATTAATTTCTTTAGCACCGTGATCATGGATAAAATCACATTTTTTTATGTCATCAAAAGCCTCACTAAAAGCTTGTAATACATTATCAATAAAATCACGAGGATTATGCTTAATTAAAACATACTCACGAAATTCCTCAATCACTTTACGACTTAGTCTCTTCTTTGCGTAAATCATGCGTATATGAGAGAATAATTCTTGAAAATTCTCTCGACCTAATTTTACTTCTATGTCTTCCCATTTCTTGGTATATTTTTTTTCTAGAGATTCATTATCTGAAATTTTACCGATCAAATCTGCTTTTAAAATATCAGTAACCGATAAATCTAAGCCTCGATCATTTAAGACTGAGAAAATACGATAAGCTGATTCAAAATCAGGAGTAGAAACAGCTACTAAATAACATCGCTGTAAGAGGAATTTTGTTAAATGTTGTTTTTGAGAGTCTTCGGGTAATTTTTCACTTATTCTTTTAAGTAAAATCCGAGTATTGTTAACAATATTTTTTTGAGGATCAGAAAGATTTTGAACTGTTATAGTTTCGATATCTTTTAATCCTTCTGAAGTTTGAATATATTTTTCAAAAAATTCTTTATCCCGTTCCCTTAAATATAATCGAGGACGGGCAGGAATTCCTGAAAGTCTCCTTTCTGCCTGATAGATAAAATACCCTAATTCATTATCATTTATCAACTTCCTTAAGACAGATAAAAGAATTGTCAAAGTGGTTAATCTTTGTTGTCCATCGACAACCTCTGAGTCTGGTTTTCCTTCAGGTTTTATAAGGACAATATTTCCTAAAAAATAAGGTGCTATATGTTCAATATTTACAGAATTATCACCCATAGCATCAATCAGATCATCTAATAATCTTTCCGTTTCCTCTGTCGTCCAAGCATAAGGACGTTGATAGTTAGGAATATTAAAAGAAAATTGATCACTAAAAATCTCTTTAATGGGATATCCTGCACCGTCAATTTTAATTGCTGTCATGGTGTTTCCTTGAAAAATTTTTCTTCATCTGCTAACTGATAGTATTCCCAATTTCGTGAAACTTATTACCATGATTATTACTCACATCTTGCACCTTGGATTAAATTAGCTAGTTTAGGGAGGGAAGACTGGAACAAAAAAAGGGTTTATTTTGACTGTATCTACTTAATACCAGTTCTCAGAAATAGCTAAAAAGATTGCTTCGGGGTATTTTCAGTAAAAGTCAAAGCTTACTGTTTACATTACCCCTCGCAATGACCATTTAAGTATTTAATAACTTTCGAGAATTTCTCAACTCAAATAGATACAATAAATAAACGAGTGTTCAATATGATAGATAAATTGTGGAGATTACCTTTTTAGGAACCAGTTCCGGAGTGCCAACACGATCGCGTAATGTGTCGAGTGTCGCCTTAAGATTACCTCAACGGGCCGAAGTTTGGTTATTTGACTGTGGAGAAGGAACCCAACACCAACTATTACGCAGTGACGTGAAAATATCCCAAATTACGCGCATTTTTGTCACCCATATGCACGGCGATCACATTTATGGGTTGACGGGGTTATTGGCCAGTTGTGGGTTAGCAGGAAGTGGCCAACCCATTGAAATTTATGGTCCCCCAGAATTAAAAGACTATCTAAAAGCTTGCGCTAAA from Crocosphaera subtropica ATCC 51142 includes these protein-coding regions:
- a CDS encoding TldD/PmbA family protein translates to MNNQKLDHLESSFQQLCHLLIDKLQSEEYLTIELSGEQTQFIRFNSAKVRQTGIVKDGTIKLTLMANQRIAFATFSFTGDESGDSQIAVENLNYLRQELPQLPEDPHIVLPENNGTTKEVYPGNLLSTEKAVNEIISPVSELDMTGLYTAGSMIRGNSNSAGQFHWFATENYIVDYSLITPEDKAVKGIFSGQNWDHNKYLEQIKTDKAQFIALEKPSKTIKPGGYRTYFAPAAVADLISMLSWGGISQSSLRRGDSSLLKLQQGKTLSPQFSLQENFSKGSVPRFNELGEIAPEILPIITEGNLVNTLISSRTASEYNLTANGANNYESLRSPELLPGNLSQEEILSTLNTGLYVSNLHYLNWSDRTGGRITGMTRYACFWVENGEIIAPIENLRFDESLYRFWRENLVTLTNFREFIPRTGTYGQRSLGGILTPGMIVNDFQFTL
- a CDS encoding DUF262 domain-containing protein, which translates into the protein MTAIKIDGAGYPIKEIFSDQFSFNIPNYQRPYAWTTEETERLLDDLIDAMGDNSVNIEHIAPYFLGNIVLIKPEGKPDSEVVDGQQRLTTLTILLSVLRKLINDNELGYFIYQAERRLSGIPARPRLYLRERDKEFFEKYIQTSEGLKDIETITVQNLSDPQKNIVNNTRILLKRISEKLPEDSQKQHLTKFLLQRCYLVAVSTPDFESAYRIFSVLNDRGLDLSVTDILKADLIGKISDNESLEKKYTKKWEDIEVKLGRENFQELFSHIRMIYAKKRLSRKVIEEFREYVLIKHNPRDFIDNVLQAFSEAFDDIKKCDFIHDHGAKEINELLKWLQRIDHFEWIPPTILYIKKHKNKPEKILAFLTYLERFAVGLMILRTTIYQRNKHYADILQAIEDDADLYAVDSPLQLSSSEQEEIIKLLDRNLYEMRKVNLYVLLRLDSLMSDGIPNYDGYKVITIEHILPQNPPLDSQWNEWFTSQEQKDKYVHRLGNLVLLSHKKNSEAKNYEYKVKKDKYINNPTAIFALTIQAMKEEEWTPEIIEQRQRYLLAELQNLWKLNLST